The sequence CCGGCGACATCGGCTGAAATCGTCAAATAATATGATTGATCCTTATCTTGATGAATTGACGCGTGAACCCATTGTTCAGGCTCTGTTATGCCGTATTCTTCCTGATATTTTTCGTTGATTTTGTTGCGTATGGTAGTGAGGCTGTCTGTTGTTTCTACATCTATAGTAATTGCAGGGTTATCATTTACGATTCCCATTCTTGACGCTAGATCGCCACTTACGTCAGAAATCGAGAGTAAATGACTATCACGAGACTCTATATAAAATTGCGTCTTAGTTCCATTTGCCGGGCCTGATACGACAGTTAATTTTGCAAATTCCTCACAGCCTCCGGAAGATTTTGATTTCGCAATTGTGTCAGAAATAAATTGAGTCATTGTTTCAGCCGTGAGAGTCGCGCCTGCCGTTATTGAATTTCCCAAATCGCTGCTGAGAGTCCATTTTCCTGTCGAATTATTCCATGACGCTGAAATATCGACTTGATCTCCTGATACGCCGATTCTAAATGTATATTTCTCACCCGCGCTGCCTTCTGGTAAAATTTCACCTTTTGCGAGTCCGAGTCCTTGATTGTCGTTAAAAATTTTTGATGTAACTCTAGGCCCCTGCGTGCCGACTTGAATCCGGAAAGATCCAGAAATATTTAATGCGTCGTCGGGGTCAAGAGGTCTGCTTCTCATGTTAACGCCGGTTAATTCTGCTTTAAGCTCCGTCAAAGTTCCTAACATTCCGGAATAATCAGTAATTTCAAGCGGGGACTCGTCATTTATTGAAGTCGTGCGAAATTCGAGAGTATTATTTGTTGTGTCTGCTGTAACTTCAAGATTTATAGTTACTCCCAGTGCGTTATTACTTGCTTTATTATTTATGAACGTTGCAAGAGTGCTGATATCTAAATCGCCCGTTACAGTCTCATAAATTACATCACCGTTTGAGTCTTTTTCCGGCTCTCCGTCGATTTCTGCGCGTAATTTCCAACCTCCGGCGGATTCGTCTTTGTCGATTTTGATCGTTAAAATATTTGGGGTCTCGTCAAGGTCAAGACTCCTGAACGATAATTTATACGGTGTAGCAGCTGAAGAATCGTAATCTAATATTATCCCGTTCTCAAAACTTGATGTAACAGCCGCTCTCGTCTCTAAGCAGTGAGCATCGCCGCCGCCTGTAGTCCATTCAACGCCGTTTGCGATTCTTTCTACTGATAATTGATAATTTCCTTCCGGGCCTGTTGCTAAAATGTCTGCTACGTCAGGATTCTCGACAATGTCAAATTCATTCTGCGCGACTTGGACATCGTAATAAACTTGATTATCCCACATGAACGCATGAGCCTTTAACTCACGGACTTTATTTCCCTGAACGAGCGTTTTTCCGTTGAGAGTTACAAAAAATTCTCCCGGCACACCATTTGACTCTAACGGCTCATTATAGGAAATGTCTACAATTTTCGAGAGTTTATCAATTAATAAATCGCGCTGATCCCGTAAATCATTAGCGTTCTGATTGAGTGCTTCAGCCTTGCCGATTTCGTGATTTAATGCTGCGATGTCATATAGCATTTGATTCGCTTGAGTAACTGAGTCTTGAATCTCTAAATTTATCGACGAATTATAAGTGTTGAAATTTGTGATGAGTCCTGAAAGCATATTCCCGACCGAACGAGCAGACTCAACGAGACTCCGTCTTGCTGAAGTGTCCTCCGGTGCCTGCTGTACTGTCTGAAGCTCCGTGAAAAAATTATCCATTGCCGAACGAATGCCGCTCGAAGCCGGTTCTGCAATATAAAGCTGTATGTTGTCGTATAAATCGTTGAGTTTTTCCCAGTAGCCTAAAGTTGATTGAGTGTCCCTAAATTGAAAATCGAGAAATTCATCGCGGATTCTCTCGATAGAACTTACATTCATGCCTTGACCGACTTGGCCAATATTCGGCAAATCCATAGGAACAGCTGAAACAAAATTTACGCGCTGACGTGAATAACCCTCAGTGCCCATATTTGAAATATTATGACCAACCGTTTGCATACCGAGTCTAAAAGCGTTAAGAGCATTTCTGCCCATTTCCATAGCTCCGAAAGTACTGCCCATTTTTAATTACCCCCTGAAATCAGCCGAACCAGCCTGTGCAACGTCTCCTCCAGAGCCGGCTGAAATTCTGCGATATTCAGAAAGAAGCATTGCAGTATATTTTTCGTTCTGGTCGATAAGGCCGCTAATAATCAACATTTCAGATTTTAAGACAAAAACGGACTGCGTTAACCTATTTGCAGCCCCGTCGAATTTTGCGCGTTCGTCGTTATCCATTTTTGACGCTAGAGAACTTGCTTTAGGTTCACACAAAAATTTTGCAGCTAATTTTTTTGCGAGGTCGTTACGGAGAGACTCACGGGTTTGTGCGTCAAAGAAAATATCCCGTATTTCATCCATGAGCGCATTAATTGACTCACTGTCGGCTGTCCTCATTGCCTCGCGCTGTTCTCTTATTGCGTCAACAAGGTCATCTATACAATCTGCCTCGTCAAGAACGGCGTTAATTAAATTCTCAACTTCGGCACGCATTATTATTCAAGATCAAGCATTCCCGCAATTATTAAGGCGTTGGCTACTTTGTCTAACGGGGGATTGTAAGTCCCTGACTCGATTTTCCCCTTAAAGTCTGCCACGACATCATCACGGACATCAGGAATATTTTTCATTTCAGCGTTTACCTTTGCGAGCAGTGAGCCGAATGAGCTTATATTTGCATTGTCTGACTCTGCTGAAAAATTCCCGCCGTAAGAAATATTGCGCTTTGATTTCTTATTGTTCAGAGCGTCTAAATTATATTGCCCTGAAATTCTGCCTATCATCGTGTTCACTCCTCTCAACGATAAAATTTTGTGCCTCTTATTTTGTGTTAATTCTCGGTATTCTGGGCGGTTATCTTTAGTGCTGTAAATAAAATTTTCTGCACGTGCGGAGAGTACACGTTGTCGGGCGGGCGGGTGGGAACTACTCATTCTATGCGTCAGTATAAATTAACGTTGCAGAGTAAACACACTCAAAAATTTTATTCGTCTTTCTTGATAATGACATTCTCGTAAAGTGCTTTTACGGCGTTATTATAATCTTCGTCAGCTACCCCGATAATTATATTAAGGTCGTCCGAGCCTTGATCTATCATTCTTACGTTTATATGAGCGCCGGCAAGTGCAGCAAAAATTTTCTCAAACTTTCCGTAAACCGTGCCCATTCCCTGACCGATTACAGCAATTAACGATAAATTTTTCTCTACTGTTATGGAGTCTGGGTTAATTAATTTTTTGATGTCGCTGATTACTTCTTTATAACGCAAATTGAACATTAAATTTTTTATTACGACGGACATTTTATAAATGCTCGATAAACAATGTTCGCAAGGGACGTGATGACTCGCAAAGAGTCCGAACAATTTTTCGCCGAACCCAAATTCTTTATTCAATCCGTATTTCTCGATGTGGATAACGTCAAAATTTCTGCGTCCTGCTATGCACATTGCTGCACCTCGTGAAATATTTTCGGGGAGATTGGCACTTATTAACATTCCGCTATAATCCGGGTCATTAATGCTGCAAATTTTCAGGGGAATATTTGAATCTCTCAGCATAAATAAAACGCTGTCTATGATTATATTTATTCCGATATAATTTAATTCTATTGCTTCAGAGTAAGTCATATTCTTGATTACTTCTGAATCGGGAATTACTGCGGGATCTGCGCTGTAAGTTTTTGCGGTCTCGCTCCATTTTTCGAACAAGTCAGCATTAACGGCACACGCTATTATTGCACCGGATGAGTCGCCGTCTCCGCGTGAAAAAGTTTTTATCTCACCATTAGGCATTGACCCGTAAAAAGTCGGTATTACTGCATGTTTTAGAGATTTGAGTCTCTTGTTTGCTGCTAAAAAAGTTTTCTCCTGATTCAATGTCCCGTCGTCGTTGAAGAAAATTATTTCTGCTGCGTCGATGAAGTCCCATCCGAGATAACTTGCGAAAATTTTTCCCATAATGTATTCACCGCGGCTGCCGATGAAGTCTAAATTTTTCCCGGAGAGTAAATCTTTGTCCAACGCTTTAATTTCTGCGTCCAAGTCAAAATTTATTTCGAGGCCGTTAATTATTTCGCTGTAATGTGCTGAAATTTGATTCAAGATTTCGTGATAATTTTCTTTATGACTACAGCTCGAATGACACATGTATAATAAATTAGTTATTCCTGAAGATTTAAGTGTCTGGGCAGGAGCAGAGGCAATTACGTAACAGCGGTCGGGATTAGATTTTATTATATTTGCGGCCTTGATTAAATTTTCTGAGTTTGCCGTGATACTTCCGCCGAATTTCGATACGATTATCATAAAATTATCACTCCCTGCAAAATTTTTGTATATTATCCCAGCTGTAAAATTTATTTGCTAGACATCATTAAAGATTTTCACGCGGAAAAAATGACATTCACGTAAAATTAATAATCCTGTACAATATAAATAATTCATTCAAGACATCAGAAAGGGGAAATTTTTTATCATGAAAATGACATTTCGTTGGTATGGAAGTCAAGCGGATCCGATTCCGTTGAAGTACATCAAACAAATTGCAGGCGTTACGGGCTTAATGGGACTACTTGACAAACCCGCCGGAGTTCTTTGGGAGGAGGACGAAATTAAATCGCTCGTTGATGAAGTTCACGCAGCAGGACTCGAACTTGAAGTAATCGAAAGCGTAAACGTTCATGAAGATATAAAAATGGGTCTTCCTTCGCGCGATAAGTACATCGAAAATTATATCCAGACAATCAAGAATTTAGCGAAATACGGCGTGAAGGTGATAATTTATAATTTCATGCCCGTTTTTGACTGGCTGCGAACTGATTTAGCGCGCGTTATTCCTGAAGATGGATCTAACAGCCTTTATTTTGATGAGAAGGATCTCGGCGAAATGGGGCCGCTTGAAATCGTCAAGAAGACAGCAGAAGAGTCACATGGCTTCACTTTGCCGGGCTGGGAACCTGAGAGACTCGCTTTACTTGAGACGACGTTAAAACAATATGAAGGCATGACTCCCGATAAACTCCGCGAGCATTATAAATATTTCCTTGATGCAGTTATTCCTGTATGTGAGTCTGTCGGCGTAAAAATGGCGTGCCACCCTGATGACCCTGCTTGGCCTATTTTCGGACTTCCAAGAATCGCGCACTCTCAAGCAGATTACGATAAAATTATCGCGTTACATGACTCTCCCGCAAATACTGTTTGTTTGTGCACGGGCTCATTAGGTTCGAATCCTGATAATAATATTCCGGAAATAATACGCCACTTCGGAAAAATGAATCGTATAGGCTCTATGCACGTCAGGAACGTAAAATTTTTAGGCTATCACAAGTTCAGAGAGGCTGCTCACTTGTCATGCACGGGCGATTTAGATTTATACGAGATCATGAAGGCAATTTACGAGACATGCCCCGACACTTATATAAGACCTGATCACGGACGAATGATTTGGGACGAGAAAGGCAGACCGGGCTACGGACTCTATGATCGCGCACTCGGAGCAGAATATTTAATGGGACTCTGGGAAGCAATCGACAAAAACGCAAAGGCAGGCAAATAAAATTTTTGCACTACGAATCATAATCGACATTGCGATGACTCTTGATTTAATGCTGTTAATGTCATTGCAGGTCGCAGAACATGAAGCGCACGAGTATTTAGGCATGATATTCGGGGCGCTTGTTATTATTCATACATATTTAAATCGTAACTGGTACTTTGCGTTATTCAGGGGAAAATATAATTTGATGCGTGCATTCAGGACTCTAGTAAATATTTCGCTGATGATTTCTTTAGCACTTACGATTTTCAGCGGGATAATAATGTCTGAGACTTTACCGGCGTTAAATATTGAGTCGTTGATTTCTTTTGCTAGGGTCTCGCACTTGTCAAGCTCGTATTTAAGTTTTGTGCTTATGGGGATTCACACGGGGCTGCACTGGTCAATGATAGCAGGAAAAATTAAATCGCGCTGGCCTGCTGTTCTAGCAATAATATTATCAGGTTACGGACTCTATGTATTCATTAACGCAGATATTATGAGCTATATAACTTTGCGCAACCAATTTGCATTTGTAGATTATGACAAAAATTTTATCGCTGCAATTCTTGAAAATCTTGCTATATTTGCATTCTTTACATTAGCGGGCTATCAATTCAGCAAAATATTAACCCGAAAATTTTTTACTCCCTGCGTGATAATTGCTTTAACTGTACTGACATATTTTATTTTTCGCGCGTGTCTAGGAGTTCAAGGGGGCGGCTTTTGACGTGATAAATTTTTCAGGAATAATAATCGGCGTAACAAGTTTTATAATAATCGGCGTTCTTCATCCTGTAGTCGTAAAATGCGAATATTATTTCTCATATAAAATTTGGCCGGTCTTCCTTGTGCTTGGGTTAATTTCCGGTGCGTGGTCGTTAATGACTGCGAATGAAATTTTGTCGGGGATTCTCGGTGTTCTTGCGTGCTGCTTATTATGGTGCATTCGTGAATTAAGAGAACAGAAAGAAAGAGTTGCGCGCGGGTGGTTCCCTAGCAATCCTAACCGCAAAGACTCGTGATATAATTGCGAAAAATTGTGAAAGGTGTTGTTATATAACAATGG is a genomic window of Synergistaceae bacterium containing:
- the flgK gene encoding flagellar hook-associated protein FlgK, giving the protein MGSTFGAMEMGRNALNAFRLGMQTVGHNISNMGTEGYSRQRVNFVSAVPMDLPNIGQVGQGMNVSSIERIRDEFLDFQFRDTQSTLGYWEKLNDLYDNIQLYIAEPASSGIRSAMDNFFTELQTVQQAPEDTSARRSLVESARSVGNMLSGLITNFNTYNSSINLEIQDSVTQANQMLYDIAALNHEIGKAEALNQNANDLRDQRDLLIDKLSKIVDISYNEPLESNGVPGEFFVTLNGKTLVQGNKVRELKAHAFMWDNQVYYDVQVAQNEFDIVENPDVADILATGPEGNYQLSVERIANGVEWTTGGGDAHCLETRAAVTSSFENGIILDYDSSAATPYKLSFRSLDLDETPNILTIKIDKDESAGGWKLRAEIDGEPEKDSNGDVIYETVTGDLDISTLATFINNKASNNALGVTINLEVTADTTNNTLEFRTTSINDESPLEITDYSGMLGTLTELKAELTGVNMRSRPLDPDDALNISGSFRIQVGTQGPRVTSKIFNDNQGLGLAKGEILPEGSAGEKYTFRIGVSGDQVDISASWNNSTGKWTLSSDLGNSITAGATLTAETMTQFISDTIAKSKSSGGCEEFAKLTVVSGPANGTKTQFYIESRDSHLLSISDVSGDLASRMGIVNDNPAITIDVETTDSLTTIRNKINEKYQEEYGITEPEQWVHASIHQDKDQSYYLTISADVAGEAQRITLMGSEDGNMQVLRRLGLTRNEQITLDNILDDNGDPATGYREVAYIPYDGIAEDAAFSLNGVRYLSSDNMFNEARRIPAAGTTTDYSAKKLSEVSEGMWFNLKSTGVTGITVKHHVRGGSIKGLEEARDGLIPNLKSSLDSMAYNLAKNMNAIQYSGYGIAADINTTGVAFFNTLGTKAGASTKLTITDLIEADPSLIGAAMGKKNDDGKATTGTSGGSGDGTNASRMVNLNWAKVAGDGTMTIAGIYDSMLSEIGSEASHAKLMYTTQATVSEQIDSQRQAVQGVNIDEELMDMIILNRAFGAMSRYITAMDEMLNTLINGFGLVGR
- the flgN gene encoding flagellar export chaperone FlgN, with translation MRAEVENLINAVLDEADCIDDLVDAIREQREAMRTADSESINALMDEIRDIFFDAQTRESLRNDLAKKLAAKFLCEPKASSLASKMDNDERAKFDGAANRLTQSVFVLKSEMLIISGLIDQNEKYTAMLLSEYRRISAGSGGDVAQAGSADFRG
- a CDS encoding flagellar biosynthesis anti-sigma factor FlgM codes for the protein MIGRISGQYNLDALNNKKSKRNISYGGNFSAESDNANISSFGSLLAKVNAEMKNIPDVRDDVVADFKGKIESGTYNPPLDKVANALIIAGMLDLE
- a CDS encoding aspartate kinase, whose product is MIIVSKFGGSITANSENLIKAANIIKSNPDRCYVIASAPAQTLKSSGITNLLYMCHSSCSHKENYHEILNQISAHYSEIINGLEINFDLDAEIKALDKDLLSGKNLDFIGSRGEYIMGKIFASYLGWDFIDAAEIIFFNDDGTLNQEKTFLAANKRLKSLKHAVIPTFYGSMPNGEIKTFSRGDGDSSGAIIACAVNADLFEKWSETAKTYSADPAVIPDSEVIKNMTYSEAIELNYIGINIIIDSVLFMLRDSNIPLKICSINDPDYSGMLISANLPENISRGAAMCIAGRRNFDVIHIEKYGLNKEFGFGEKLFGLFASHHVPCEHCLSSIYKMSVVIKNLMFNLRYKEVISDIKKLINPDSITVEKNLSLIAVIGQGMGTVYGKFEKIFAALAGAHINVRMIDQGSDDLNIIIGVADEDYNNAVKALYENVIIKKDE
- the uxuA gene encoding mannonate dehydratase, which codes for MKMTFRWYGSQADPIPLKYIKQIAGVTGLMGLLDKPAGVLWEEDEIKSLVDEVHAAGLELEVIESVNVHEDIKMGLPSRDKYIENYIQTIKNLAKYGVKVIIYNFMPVFDWLRTDLARVIPEDGSNSLYFDEKDLGEMGPLEIVKKTAEESHGFTLPGWEPERLALLETTLKQYEGMTPDKLREHYKYFLDAVIPVCESVGVKMACHPDDPAWPIFGLPRIAHSQADYDKIIALHDSPANTVCLCTGSLGSNPDNNIPEIIRHFGKMNRIGSMHVRNVKFLGYHKFREAAHLSCTGDLDLYEIMKAIYETCPDTYIRPDHGRMIWDEKGRPGYGLYDRALGAEYLMGLWEAIDKNAKAGK
- a CDS encoding DUF4405 domain-containing protein: MTLDLMLLMSLQVAEHEAHEYLGMIFGALVIIHTYLNRNWYFALFRGKYNLMRAFRTLVNISLMISLALTIFSGIIMSETLPALNIESLISFARVSHLSSSYLSFVLMGIHTGLHWSMIAGKIKSRWPAVLAIILSGYGLYVFINADIMSYITLRNQFAFVDYDKNFIAAILENLAIFAFFTLAGYQFSKILTRKFFTPCVIIALTVLTYFIFRACLGVQGGGF
- a CDS encoding DUF4491 family protein; this translates as MINFSGIIIGVTSFIIIGVLHPVVVKCEYYFSYKIWPVFLVLGLISGAWSLMTANEILSGILGVLACCLLWCIRELREQKERVARGWFPSNPNRKDS